A stretch of the Planktothricoides raciborskii GIHE-MW2 genome encodes the following:
- the tyrS gene encoding tyrosine--tRNA ligase: MSSDPSQLSWLYRGTEEIFPHRPDSDDKNENLLARLAKSERPLRVKLGIDPTGADLHLGHSIPVRKLRAFQDAGHTAVLIIGDFTAQIGDPTGKSEVRRQLTAAEVKQNAQTYLDQVRSILDFDTPGRIEIRYNSEWLSKLDLAKIQELLSTMTVGQMLAKEGFALRYEQGTPIYLHEFLYPLMQGYDSVAVQSDVELGGTDQKFNIAVGRDLQRYFGQTPQFGMLMPILIGTDGTQKMSKSLNNYVGMSEDPLTMYSKLEKTPDALVRQYFELLTNLPLDRLPENPRECQKLLAIDVVSQYHSPEAAQEAQKSAQTLVQGDAKQADAVPEFSLSGVNFPAPLYYLISATGLCKTSSDARRQVQGGAVRLDGDRIDDVNMSYESPTELDGKVLQVGKKKFIRLVK; this comes from the coding sequence ATGTCTTCCGATCCATCCCAACTATCTTGGTTATATCGTGGCACCGAGGAAATTTTTCCCCATCGCCCTGATTCTGATGACAAAAATGAGAATTTACTGGCACGCTTGGCTAAATCGGAGCGTCCTTTGCGGGTTAAGTTGGGGATTGACCCTACTGGGGCAGATCTACATCTCGGTCATAGTATTCCCGTGCGTAAGTTACGAGCGTTTCAGGATGCGGGTCATACAGCAGTTTTGATTATTGGCGATTTTACCGCGCAAATTGGCGATCCGACTGGTAAATCAGAAGTCCGCCGTCAGTTGACTGCTGCCGAGGTGAAACAAAATGCTCAGACCTATTTAGATCAAGTTCGTTCTATTTTAGATTTTGATACTCCCGGACGGATAGAAATTCGCTACAACTCGGAATGGTTGTCTAAGCTAGACTTGGCAAAAATCCAAGAGTTATTATCCACGATGACTGTGGGTCAGATGTTAGCCAAAGAAGGTTTTGCCCTGCGCTACGAGCAAGGGACGCCGATTTATTTGCATGAGTTTCTCTATCCGTTGATGCAAGGTTATGATTCTGTGGCGGTACAGTCCGATGTGGAGTTGGGGGGAACTGACCAAAAGTTTAATATTGCTGTGGGTCGAGATTTACAACGCTATTTTGGTCAAACCCCTCAGTTTGGGATGCTGATGCCGATTTTAATCGGGACTGATGGGACTCAGAAGATGTCCAAGTCTTTGAATAATTATGTGGGAATGTCGGAAGACCCCTTGACTATGTATTCCAAACTGGAAAAGACCCCTGATGCTTTGGTGCGGCAGTATTTTGAATTGTTGACTAATTTGCCTTTGGATCGGTTGCCCGAAAATCCGCGAGAGTGTCAAAAGTTGCTGGCCATTGATGTGGTGTCTCAGTACCATAGCCCCGAAGCTGCCCAAGAAGCCCAAAAGTCGGCGCAAACTTTGGTGCAAGGGGATGCGAAGCAAGCGGATGCGGTGCCAGAGTTTTCTTTAAGCGGGGTGAATTTTCCTGCGCCTCTTTACTATTTGATTAGTGCGACGGGGTTATGTAAGACTTCTTCGGATGCCCGAAGACAGGTGCAAGGGGGGGCGGTGCGTTTGGATGGCGATCGCATTGATGATGTGAATATGTCCTACGAGTCTCCCACGGAACTAGACGGTAAAGTCTTGCAAGTTGGCAAGAAAAAATTTATTCGACTGGTCAAATAA
- the pyrF gene encoding orotidine-5'-phosphate decarboxylase, which produces MLTADRIIVPLDVPTFAAAIALVETLPDVSFWKVGLELFVSSGPEILAELKQRQKRIFLDLKFHDIPNTVAGACRSAAQYGVDLLTIHATAGRRALQDAQAALSEPPLNSPPFEGGAGGVQPPKLIAITLLTSLSSRDLAFDLKVPVELPQFTLEMALMAKECGLAGAVCSPHEAKQIKQLCGQDFLLVCPGVRPHTISVTGDQKRTMTPADAIKSGADYLVIGRPITAAEDPVAAFARICEELGT; this is translated from the coding sequence ATGCTCACTGCCGATCGCATTATTGTTCCTTTAGATGTACCCACCTTCGCTGCGGCGATCGCCCTGGTGGAAACCTTGCCCGATGTCAGTTTTTGGAAAGTTGGGCTAGAACTCTTTGTCAGCAGTGGCCCGGAGATTCTGGCGGAACTGAAACAACGACAAAAACGCATTTTTCTCGATTTAAAGTTTCACGATATCCCAAATACGGTGGCGGGGGCTTGCCGTTCCGCCGCCCAGTATGGCGTAGACTTACTCACCATTCATGCCACCGCTGGTCGCCGAGCCCTCCAAGATGCTCAAGCTGCTTTATCAGAACCCCCCCTAAATTCCCCCCCTTTTGAAGGGGGGGCAGGGGGGGTTCAGCCACCAAAACTCATCGCCATTACTCTACTGACCAGCCTAAGCTCGCGGGATTTAGCTTTTGATCTAAAAGTGCCGGTGGAGTTACCACAATTTACTCTGGAAATGGCGCTGATGGCTAAAGAATGCGGGTTAGCCGGTGCAGTCTGTTCTCCCCATGAAGCGAAACAAATCAAACAACTGTGCGGTCAGGATTTTCTGTTGGTTTGCCCTGGGGTCAGACCGCACACCATCTCAGTTACGGGAGATCAAAAACGGACAATGACTCCCGCAGATGCCATTAAATCCGGTGCGGATTATTTGGTGATTGGCCGACCGATTACGGCTGCGGAGGATCCGGTGGCGGCCTTTGCCCGCATTTGTGAGGAACTTGGCACTTAG